The genomic interval GCCCGCTGTTCACGCCCAGCTCTACCGCCGCCCGCAGCGCATCCAGCTTCATCTGCTGCTCACGCTCTTCCAGCGCCCGCAGCCCGGCGCGTACCACTTCGCTGACATTGTTGTAACGCCCACTGTCGATTTGTTCACGGATAAACTGCTCGAAGTACGGACTTAACGCGATACTGGTTGCCATCATTGCCTCCAACCACACAGGATAATATCTATTACTATCTGTTAGTATTTTCTTCCTTTGCTGCGCCGTCAACCCCTTCGTCCTGATGTGCATCATCATCCACCATCAGGTCAGCCAGCCGCCCGGTTTCGTCACTGCCCGACTGCTCCGCAGGATGCGGCGCTCGTATGAACCGCCACTCGCGCTCAGGTAGCCGCTGCCGGTCATCGTCCCAACGGTCAGGCTACCGCCCGCCGACACGCTGGTCTGCGTCAAGGCATCACGATATTTCCTGCTGGCCTGGCTGCGTTTTGCCGTCTCTCCCTGCTCGTAAAAACAACGCATTTCCCAAGCCGAACGCTATGCACGCGCCCGCTTTCAGGCGGTGTCCCTGCAAGGTGCCTGGCTCACCGAGGCCGGGTTTACCGACGGGATGCCGTTAAAAATACGGGTCATGCCCGGCTGCATGGTCATCACCGCCCAGAACACCCGCGAACTGTGGCACTGTCTGGAAGGGCTGAGCATTGAACCCTTTGACCCGGACGCCGCCGCCAACTGGATCAGGCATTACCCCGGCGGCCTTAAGTTTGCCGAGTAACCAACACCACCCCCGGTCGTATCCGGGGGTTTTTGTTTTAACGGTGGGGTGTCGGGCATGGCCCTGACCGGGTGGTTTTGGGGACACGGCCCACTGGCGGTGGCCACAAAACATTTCCTGTCCGGGGGCTGAAGCTCTTTCAGGCCACCACCACAGATCACGAACAAGAGCGATGGGATGAAGACAGCACGGAGAGTCTGACCGGTAAAAACGACGCTCCCGGCGCGAGGGCCGGGAGCGTTGTCAAATATAAGCAAGATTAGTTATCTGGCTTTTTGGATTTTTTCTTTTCTAATCTAGCTTTAATCCAAATTCCCATACCTAAAATTGCACCTGCCGAAACTCCTTTTTTTACCGCTGATATGCACTCAACAAACCAATCAAAATACAAAGGATTGCTGCTCGTTAAAAAAAATAATATGGCCACACCAAACTTAGCTAAAAATATGGTTATGGATATAACCAAAGACCAATAACCGATCAAAAAGATTAGCAGGAATAAATTTACTTTTTGAAAGCGAATCATTTTTTCCCTGCCTTATCTACTTGTTCTTTAACACCATTACCTACAGCTTCAGAGACCACCGAGCCTACCACTGCTCCACCTATATCAGCGGTTGTTTTATCAACAACTTTACCTATTGCACTTGAGGGATCCCGGCGCGAGGGCCGGGATTCTAAAGTCACTCTACGGGTTCTTTTTATCTTTGTGTTCTTGTAACTTGGCTTTCACCCATAGGCCGATACCCAGAATAAAACCAACAATACATCCTTTTTTTAAAGCGATATGAAGTGCATCTGCCCATAAAAAAAGAAACTGACCGTCGCTAAAATAAAAAACGGCTGAAACCCCTAACTGGCATATAAAAAGAACTGTGGATACCAAAAGAGAACAATAAAAAATCAAAAAAAACAGCCATGCAATGCCTACTTTTTTAAAGATCTTCATTGCTTTTTATCTCTCTTATCCAATTCGCTTTTTACAGCATTCCCGGTCAACTCTGAAGCAGCCGATCCCGTAACTGCACCAACAACATCCTTTGTTACTTGATCAGTTATTGGAGACAATACATCAATAACTTTACTGCCAGCGCTACCAGCCACACTACCAACCCCAGCAGCAATCACAGAGTTGGTCGGATCTTCGCCCTTAATAGCGCTACCAACCGCCGTACCTCCCATATTTATCGCCGCAGATACCTGCCAGCCTTTACCCGTTGTCAGCGCTGCCGTCACTCCTGCCATCACCGCATCGACATAGCTGAAAGGATCCTGACCACTAAGTTGAGAACCGGCATTCACTACCGTACCTATTGCTGCATTGGCCGCCATACTTTCTTTTATAGTCAGGCCAAGAACATTACTGCCAAACAACAGTACCGGATCACCAATACTCGCATTGGATTTGTGATAACCCCATGTATTCATAATGCTCTGGGCTTTTCGCTGTGCTTCCGTCTGAGGAGCTGATTTCAGGTAATCCCGCCCCGCGAGCATCCCAGTGATCAGCTCTTTGGTCACCGCTTCCCCATATTGAGTTTGCATCTCGGAAGCGTAGATCCTCAGATAACTTGCCAGCTCCGCTTTTTCTCCCGTAGACATTGATGCTGGATCTTTGTTGAACAGCGCGACTAACGCATCACTTCGCTGATCCGCATTCTCAAGCTCCAGGAACTCCTTAGCCGTCTTCAGAGACTTATCACCTTTTAGTATTTTTTCCGCCAGTGCATCCCGTTTCGCTGAGGATATGCTGCTCAAAAAGTTATTCTCCACAACAACGTCATCCGTTGCGAAGTCAGCCGCCGAACACCACTTTTCCCTGTGCCGTCAGCCGGTTACAGCCGGTTTTTCCTGATGCATTTCGATACCCGGACACCCAAGCCCCGATACGCGGTTTTGGCCCCCGACACGCTACCGCCCTGCCGTGACTTTTGCCTGCAACCCTCGCATCATAGCAGCGGCGGTAGCCGCTGCCATCCGTTGTTGGGGGTTGGGGTTCCATCGCAACCCGTGACGGGGCCACAGCTTGCCTGTGGCTCCGGCGCGGGGTCTGCCGGTGCGGACGGCACAGAGTCCGCAAGCGACGCTCTGCGGCGCTCTGTGGCTCCGACGGTTAAGGAGACGGCGCACCTGCATGACCACNNNNNNNNNNNNNNNNNNNNNNNNNNNNNNNNNNNNNNNNNNNNNNNNNNNNNNNNNNNNNNNNNNNNNNNNNNNNNNNNNNNNNNNNNNNNNNNNNNNNGATCCCGGCACGGGGCCGGGATCTTGCTCAAGGCTGATAATCTTCATATTCCCAGGCAAAGACACGGGAGAGCTTCTGTGCGATCTCCATCCAGTCTTCACCTTCGCACTGATCGATATAGTCTGTGATGGTCTTTTTAATCTCATCCAGATCGTATTTACGAACCAGCAACGTGTGCCGCATTAGCTCTGGCAGCCATCGGTGCTTGCAGAGCCATTCGGGAGTGCAGATAAATAACTGATAATCGTGTCCACCTTCCTGATCGTCAGGGCCAATACATAAGTTAATCCACAGGCCAAAACAATCACCTTCTTCAGGCTTATAAGTTTCAGGGCTAAAATCCGCTGAGTTAACCCCCAAGTTTTTAAGCATTCCTTTCACTGAGTAATCCCCATATGACCATTACTAACTCTTTTACCATCTTTCAGCGTTTCAAAGTTTGCCTGTACACCAGTTGGATTCAGATCTTCCGGTGTATTTGGCTTGGATGCAGGGAAGCGATATACCCTTGTACCATCAGCACTAACCCAACCTTTACCATCAGTAAGCAATCTGGAACCATCGCCAACCCATATTTGACCTAATCTGTCCGCCTCCTCCGTCGTTCCCATTCCTACAGAGAAGTTAGGGTTTGTTGTACCGCTACCTTTAACAACTTCTGCAAGTCTCGGATCTTGCGTCGCAATATTGTTCAGGTTCTGCTGCACTAGATCCTCTTTGAGCTTCGGATAGGTTGCCACGTTCTCCGCGCCGCTGGTGACTTTGCCGGCACTGACCGCCGCTGATTCAGCTTTACCCGCGACTTTGGCAACGATCTTCTCCGTTACGCCTGCGGTCACTTTGACCACACCCGTACCACCGGCAAGCAGACCCGCTATATCCGTAACCAGTTTTCCGCCTTCAACACCGGCATTGAACGAGCCACTGGCTCCGGCCTTCTGGTATTCCGCTTCCATGTTGTTGATGCGGTCTATATACGACTGCTTCACCGCATCCGACACATTACCCAGCACATCACCGCTGTTAAACAGCGATTTCAACGCCTCATATGTCTCCATCGGGCTGCTTGCCGTTTTCACGATACCGTCGATCGTGTCATACAGACCTGCCGGAACCCCGGCAACCATCCCGGCCGCAAAGCTCCCATCCTGCCCTAAATCTATCGCCGTCCACTTCGCCTCAGCCTGCACTTTGCAGGCTTGAGTCTGGCACTCTTCAAGCTCCTTCTTCTTCTGAGCCTTCTGCTGGTTGCTCAGATAGTTATTCTCCACCGCATTATTCCCGGCCTGCGCTCCTGTCGCCGCACCGGTGGTGTTACCCGAGACTATCCCCGCCGCCAGGCCCGCCGCCACCGTCGACAACGCGCTCAGCGACTGTTTCTCCGATTCCGTCAGCTCATTCACCGTGCGCCCCGGGTACAGCTCCTCCATCAGCGCCCGCGCCGCCAGTTCCCCGCCGGCCGCCCCCACCGCGCCCGAGACCGCGTCCTTCCCTGACACCTGCGCCACCACCGCGCCCAGTAACGCATGGCCCATCGCATTCGCCGCAATGTCCGATGCTGTCGCCTTCTTCTCATCCGTCGGCATCGTCACATCTTTGACCAACTGCGCCAGATACGGTGCCGAGGCACCGGCCAGCGCCTGCTGCAGGTTGCCGCCGCCCGCCAGCGCCTGAATCGCCGCCGTCGCCGCCTGCGCCGCACGTTGCAGGTCGCTGCCGACCCCGTAATCCGACATCACCGCCTTGTATTCCGCCGTCTCCGTCAGCGCCTGGCGGTAACTCTCCCACGCCTTTTCCTTCTCTTCCTGCGTCTTCAGCGTCGCCTCATTCGGCTTATCCACCAGCCCTTCCGCCGCCCGCGTCGCACGAATTTCCCCTTCGGTGCGGATAACATCCATCACTTGCGCGCCCAGTTCACCCACCCTCTGCGCCGTCTGCAGCCGTTTCTGCTCCTTCTCCTTGTCAAATATCGCACTCAGCGCATTATTGGCGTGCTCCACATCCCGGCTCAGCTCGGCAATATCCTGCTGCTGCTCCGCCTGATTGCGGATAATCAGCGTACCGTCGCTCACCGCCGCGTAGGTGGTGCTGCTGGCATTCTCTCCGCGGCCCAGCGACATCAGCGCCGACGGGCCGGTCAGCGCCGCCGTTTTCAACGCATCCATCATGCTGAGTGACGGGCTCAGACTCAGCCCGATACCGCTGTGCGACACCGAGAACGCCGCCTGATTGCCGATATCGCTCCACCCCAGCGTCCCCGTCTCCAGCCGGTTTTTGTCCGCGTTCGCCGTCGACCCTATCACCGCACCGTCCAGTTGGGTGTGGTTCCCCACCGTCACATCGTAGCCACCCTGGCCCGCAAACAGCCCGGTCTGCTGCTGCACGCTGTCGAAGCGGCTGCGCAACTTGTCCTGGCTCGCGCTCAGGTAGCCGCTGCCGGTCATCGTCCCAACGGTCAGGCTACCGCCCGCCGACACGCTGGTCTGCGTCGAATCATAGCGGTTGTTGTCCTGTTGGCTTTGCAGCAGCAGATCGCCGCCGACATTGGCCGTTATCTGTTCACCGCTGACCTGTGCGCCAATCAGGCGGGTATCGCCGCCACTCTTCAGCGAGACCTGTTGCCCGGCATCCACGGTAGTTTCCGACCAGCTATTGCCGCTGCCCAGTTCACGTCCGTTGGCCGCATTGATATTGGCGAAAACGCTGAGTCCTGCGCCGCTATTACTCAGACCGACACTTACACCGATATTCCCGCCGCTGCTGCTGTTGCTGCCGGTTATGGATTCGGTATTACGTGCCGACAACAGATTGATCGCTCGGGACGCATTCAACTCTACATTGTTCGCCGCCTTCAGTTGGCTGCCAACCGCGGTGATATCCCCCGACCGGGCGACTACGCTGATATCATGGCCGGCGTTTAGCGTGGAGGCAAAACTCTGCGATTGTTCGCTGCTTTGGCTGCTGCTGGCCCGTTGCGCCCCCAGCGACACGCTGATACCGACAAATGACAACGCGCCGTTGTCGTTGCTCGCTATCTGGGTGCCCTGATAAGCCTGATAACCGGACAATGCCGCTTTCATGCCTTGCAGTGCCTGCAACCGGCTATCGCTTTCACTGCGCACCGCTTGCGCTGCTTGTACCGCGCTGTTCACCGCAGAACCTACGACCCCTGACAACGCCACCGTCAGCCCGGCCGATTTTTGTTCCATCCGCTGAACCTGCTGGCGCGTGTCATAACCGGGATCAATGGTGACGTTACTGCCTTCAATCTGAACATCCCGTGCGGCTATCACATCCGTACCCGCGAGGTTAACATCCTGCCCGGCGCTGAGCTGTACCGAGCCGCCGGTACTGCCCAGCGTACTGACGCTCTGGCTTTGCGTCGTGCCGGCCGCATCCAGCGTCTGGCGCAGCGACGTACTGCCTATCGTGAAGCCAATTCCGCCGCCGCTGAACACCCCGCTCTTCTTGCGACTGATTTCCTCATATTGTCGATACGTCTCCACGCTCGCCGCGGTGTTGATGTTGTTCTTCGCCGCCAGCGAGACATCCCCGTCCGCCGCCACCGACGACCCTTGCACGTTAATATCGTGCCCCGCCGACAGCGTCACGCTGCCCGCCGACAGCAGCGAGCCCTGTTCCGTGGTCTGCTGCGTTTCCCGCAATGTATGGGTCGTGGTCTTCGACAGGAAACCCTTCTTCACCGTTGTTTCTTCAAAGAAATCGTGCTGGCTTTCGGTGGCCGACAACAAGTTGAGATCATTGCCGGCCCACGCCGTCAGAGCACCGCTGGTTTCCGCCTGCGCCGCCTGCAATGTCAGATCCCGGCCTGCGCTCAGGCTCAACCCCTCGCCCGCACTCAGCGTCGTGCCTTGTTGGTTGATGGTTTGTTGCCAGTCGAGATGCCGTTTCCACGCATTCGAACTGAACTGCTCCTCTGTCGCCGACAACAGATTGAGATCGCGCCCCGCCGCCAGCGCCATCGTTCCCGTGGCACTCAGTTGCGCCGCCGTACTGGTCAGATCGCGCCCGGCACTCAGGCTCAGGTCGCCCGCGCTGGCCAAGGTACTCTGAACCAACCCCTGGCTGCGCTGCTCCGTCGTCGCGCCGCTACGCTGATCCACCGTATCCGTCATCGTCTGCAACGCTTCCAGCCGGATGTCATTGCCCGCCGCCAGCGACAGCGCACTGCCCGCACTCAGCGAGCTACCCGACAGGACGATATCGCGCCCGGCTTGCAGCGTCAGCGCGCCATCGGCAAGGATGCTGCCGGTCAGCCCAAGATCGGTACGAACCAGTGAACCGCTGCCTTGCCCCGCCTGCGCGGCTGTCTGCCAGGTATTCAATGTGGTGGTATTGAGAATATCGCCCTGCAGGCTCGCCAAAGTGACGGTGTTGCCCTGAATGGTCGCACTGCTGTTGGTCAGATTATTGAGCGCGACCAGATTGAGGCTGCCGTCCGATTTCAGCACCCCGCCTTCGTTATTGACGATCTCATTGCCGCTGGATGCGCTGAGCGTATTCGTCGCCTGGATGGTGCTGCCGCTGTTGACGATCGACCCGCCGGCGTTGAGGCTGACGTTGTTGGCCACAATGCGGCTGCCCTGTAGATTGCTGCGATCCGCCTGCGCCAGATACAGCTTCGGCGCCAGTACGGTCTGGCCGTCGACG from Musicola paradisiaca NCPPB 2511 carries:
- a CDS encoding type II toxin-antitoxin system ParD family antitoxin is translated as MATSIALSPYFEQFIREQIDSGRYNNVSEVVRAGLRALEEREQQMKLDALRAAVELGVNSGPGKEAQAVFGRLSEKYRRMAEGEQPE
- a CDS encoding SymE family type I addiction module toxin, coding for MSQAERYARARFQAVSLQGAWLTEAGFTDGMPLKIRVMPGCMVITAQNTRELWHCLEGLSIEPFDPDAAANWIRHYPGGLKFAE
- a CDS encoding immunity 8 family protein, which gives rise to MLKNLGVNSADFSPETYKPEEGDCFGLWINLCIGPDDQEGGHDYQLFICTPEWLCKHRWLPELMRHTLLVRKYDLDEIKKTITDYIDQCEGEDWMEIAQKLSRVFAWEYEDYQP